One window from the genome of Oryza glaberrima chromosome 3, OglaRS2, whole genome shotgun sequence encodes:
- the LOC127765855 gene encoding uncharacterized protein LOC127765855, with the protein MAAARRLSELLQEQQEPFLIEAAKIRRLRRGGGRGGGGGGACCPVAACRRLLRLCNHGFKKRRGCGGVGGGGGVGGGGVSGLRSALSKALCGKAVRRVLRWDSLGCFPGGVDREFRRLRRSTGDSGECDPRAMDFSGHSNDERPPGRWKAPGIGMDMDVDESSRQLSPVSVLDLHSDDGDSPVHCRWEDEKPSTSGSSPPSEGFIGATSPCFTYNIHGKIIPMEVEEDEEEGDEEEEEMARAGKSIEQQISSWERIAEDISNIPRMVEMDFSQSIQQWGELKLEAAMEIGTRIETLIFDEIRRETVCDMLASHCTLAAATTSC; encoded by the exons atggcggcggcgaggaggctgtCGGAGCTGCTGCAGGAGCAGCAGGAGCCGTTCCTCATCGAGGCCGCCAAGAtcaggcggctgcggcgcggcggcggccgcggtggaggtggaggtggagcgtGCTGCCCCGTGGCCGCGTGCAGGAGGCTGCTCAGGCTCTGCAACCACGGGTTCAAGAAGAggcgaggctgcggcggcgtcggcggcggcggcggtgtcggcgggggcggcgtcAGTGGGCTGAGGTCGGCGCTGAGCAAGGCGCTGTGCGGCAAGGCCGTGAGGAGGGTGCTCCGCTGGGACAGCCTTGGCTGCTTCCCCGGCGGCGTCGACCGCGAGTTCCGCCGGCTGCGGCGGTCcaccggcgacagcggcgagtGCGACCCCCGCGCCATGGACTTCAGCGGCCACAGCAACGACGAGCGGCCGCCGGGGAGGTGGAAGGCGCCCGGCATTGGCATGGACATGGACGTCGACGAGTCGTCGCGGCAGCTCAGCCCGGTCTCCGTCCTCGACCTGCactccgacgacggcgactcTCCTGTGCACTGCCGCT GGGAGGATGAAAAGCCCTCGACCTCAGGGAGCTCGCCACCATCCGAGGGCTTCATCGGCGCCACCTCACCATGCTTCACCTACAACATCCATGGCAAGATCATCCCaatggaggtagaagaagacgaagaagaaggcgacgaggaggaggaggagatggccagAGCCGGCAAGTCCATCGAGCAGCAGATCTCCTCGTGGGAGAGGATCGCAGAGGACATCTCCAACATCCCGAGAATGGTGGAGATGGACTTCTCCCAGTCGATACAACAGTGGGGCGAGCTCAAGCTCGAGGCAGCCATGGAGATCGGCACGAGGATAGAGACCCTAATCTTTGATGAGATCAGGAGAGAAACCGTCTGTGACATGCTTGCTTCACACTGTACATTGGCAGCTGCAACAACATCTTGTTGA
- the LOC127768609 gene encoding uncharacterized protein LOC127768609, with translation MKPAGAVAAPAPASGGAVAFAWEHEPGVSKLLQGTATTAAGEAEKLPPAKKEAVPHRIRVRPPPGAAGRGGRRGGGGGAAVRPEEDPFLAAFLACTERGNRGAPKGGSKLLGLGLGLGLGSGLGLGLSCKGPGGVVQSVVRLAKTMPPQALNDD, from the coding sequence ATGAAGCCGGCGGGAgcagtggcggcgccggcgccggcgagcggcggcgcggtggcgttcGCGTGGGAGCACGAGCCGGGGGTGTCGAAGCTGCTGCAGGGCAccgccacgacggcggcgggagaagccgagaagctgccgccggcgaagaAGGAGGCGGTGCCGCACAGGATACGAGTGCGTCCGCCGCCGGGGGCGGCGGGTcggggcggccggcgaggcggcggcggcggcgccgccgtgcggccGGAGGAGGACCCGTTCCTCGCGGCGTTCCTGGCGTGCACCGAGCGCGGGAACAGGGGGGCGCCCAAGGGCGGGAGCAAGCTGCTCGGGctcgggcttgggcttgggcttgggtcCGGGCTCGGGCTCGGGCTGTCGTGCAAGGGGCCCGGCGGTGTGGTGCAGAGCGTGGTGAGGCTGGCTAAGACGATGCCTCCTCAAGCCCTGAACGACGATTGA